The following coding sequences lie in one Amblyraja radiata isolate CabotCenter1 chromosome 20, sAmbRad1.1.pri, whole genome shotgun sequence genomic window:
- the LOC116984467 gene encoding dispanin subfamily A member 2b-like yields the protein MVTIAKGAWLQEQLGSAISLAAAPPTDSELSATELRDMESVADEVCMNSRAFTYKELKDEQPVPVPVPVVVPVLAAPVRDHLPWSLFNLAYMNCCCMGLIATIYSVKSRDRKFLGDVEGGLHYGSTARSFNIAATTLSILVILIMIVYVLVGVLSL from the exons ATGGTCACTATTGCAAAAGGGGCTTGGCTCCAGGAGCAACTTGGCTCCGCTATATCTCTGGCTGCAGCTCCACCCACAGACTCCGAGCTCTCGGCGACCGAGCTCAGAGACATGGAGAGTGTAGCCGACGAGGTGTGCATGAATTCCCGCGCCTTCACCTATAAGGAGCTGAAGGATGAGCAGCCGGTGCCGGTGCCGGTGCCGGTCGTAGTGCCTGTTCTGGCCGCCCCGGTCCGCGACCACTTGCCCTGGTCCCTGTTCAACCTGGCCTACATGAACTGCTGCTGCATGGGCTTGATCGCTACCATCTACTCGGTCAAA TCTAGAGATCGGAAATTCCTGGGCGATGTAGAAGGAGGTCTCCATTATGGATCGACAGCACGATCATTCAACATTGCAGCCACAACGCTGAGCATTCTAGTCATCCTAATCATGATCGTGTATGTATTGGTTGGAGTATTATCTCTGTGA